One Catharus ustulatus isolate bCatUst1 chromosome 2, bCatUst1.pri.v2, whole genome shotgun sequence genomic window carries:
- the CNMD gene encoding leukocyte cell-derived chemotaxin 1: MAGGSEKVPIARVGPDDVELCLPPAYAAAAPPGPGRLLKAGAAVLIAGALLLLAGAIGAFYFWKATERQVYNVHYTMSINGKVQDGSMEIDAGNNLETFKTGSGSEEAVEVHDFQIGITGIRFAEGEKCYIKAQPKAHIPEVDAMIKASLSSELEDEIMPVRFDKNSLIWVAADEPIKHNSFLSPKILELCRDLPIFWLQPTYPKDIQRREMKRNKRQSESNFDEEDLEAASEEVNPRSRTVQLTQELGHQGNETRPMGQETDQTFNPDNPYNQLEGEGMAFDPMLDHLGVCCIECRRSYTQCQRICEPLMGYHPWPYNYQGCRTACRIIMPCSWWVARIMGVV; encoded by the exons atggcagggggctccgAGAAGGTGCCCATCGCCCGAGTGGGGCCCGACGAtgtggagctgtgcctgcccccC GCGTacgcggcggccgcgccgcccgggccgggccggctgCTGAAGGCCGGGGCCGCCGTGCTGATCGCCGgggctctcctgctgctggccggggCCATCGGCGCCTTCTACTTCTGGAAAGCCACGGAGCGGCAG GTGTACAACGTTCACTATACTATGAGCATTAATGGAAAAGTACAAGATGGATCAATGGAAATAGATGCTGGAAACAACTTAGAGACATTCAAAACAGGAAGTGGGAGTGAAGAGGCTGTTGAAGTCCATGATTTTCAGATC GGCATAACTGGGATCCGTTTTGCTGAAGGAGAAAAGTGTTATATCAAAGCTCAGCCGAAAGCTCACATCCCTGAAGTTGATGCTATGATTAAAGCAAGCCTCTCATCTGAGCTG GAAGATGAAATCATGCCTGTGAGATTTGACAAAAACTCCCTTATCTGGGTGGCTGCAGATGAGCCTATCAAGCATAACAGCTTCCTAAGCCCCAAAATTTTAGAGCTTTGCAGGGATCTTCCAATTTTCTGGCTGCAACCAACATATCCCAAAG ATATCCAAAGGAGAGAAATGAAGAGAAACAAGCGCCAATCAGAATCAAACTTTGATGAGGAAGACTTGGAAGCTGCTTCTGAAGAAGTAAACCCCAGGTCACGCACTGTGCAGCTGACCCAAGAGCTTGGCCACCAGGGTAATGAAACCAGACCAATGGGACAAGAAACTGATCAAACATTTAATCCAGACAACCCATACAAT cagctggaaggtgAAGGGATGGCTTTTGACCCCATGCTGGATCACCTGGGCGTGTGCTGCATTGAGTGCCGGCGAAGTTACACCCAGTGCCAGCGGATCTGCGAGCCCCTCATGGGCTACCACCCCTGGCCTTACAACTACCAGGGCTGCCGCACCGCCTGCCGCATCATCATGCCCTGTAGCTGGTGGGTTGCTCGAATCATGGGCGTTGTCTGA